One window of the Sparus aurata chromosome 7, fSpaAur1.1, whole genome shotgun sequence genome contains the following:
- the edem2 gene encoding ER degradation-enhancing alpha-mannosidase-like protein 2, with protein sequence MRAPVYAALFVWLLSGAAAHQFTEEEMAAVRQRIKSMFYHAYNSYLDNAFPYDELRPLTCDGQDTWGSFSLTLIDALDTLLVLGNHTEFQRVASLLQDTVDFDIDVNASVFETNIRVVGGLLSAHLLAGRAGMELEPGWPCSGPLLRMAEDAARKLLPAFQTATGMPYGTVNLLHGVSPTETPVTCTAGVGTFILEFATLSRLTGDETFENVARRALRALWKTRSDIGLVGNHIDILSKKWVAQDAGIGAGVDSYFEYLVKGSIMLQDEELLHMFHEYDRAIQNYTRFDDWYLWVQMHKGTVSMPVFQSLEAFWPGLQSLLGNLDSAVRTFQNYYSVWRQFGGLPEFYSIPQGYTVDKREGYPLRPELIESAMYLFRATGDHTYLQLGLDALESIERIAKTPCGYATVKDLRDHQLDNRMESFFLAETIKYLYLLFDPAHFLHGGGTEGDGSWEEGGEGGQCILGAGGFIFNTEAHPLDPAALYCCSRHARDRQELRDILLSLSQPAEEKPKPPAKQTDGLPASQSESIALKPGERKAAPLLSCPVQPFSARLSILGQVFTDNT encoded by the exons ATGCGCGCTCCTGTGTACGCTGCGCTGTTTGTTTGGCTGCTGAGCGGCGCGGCGGCTCATCAGTTCACCGAGGAGGAGATGGCTGCTgtcag ACAGCGCATCAAATCCATGTTCTACCACGCCTACAACAGTTACCTCGACAACGCTTTCCCCTACGACGAGCTCCGCCCCCTCACGTGTGACGGACAAGACACCTGGGGCAG TTTCTCGCTCACTCTGATCGATGCTCTCGACACTCTGCTG GTTTTGGGAAACCACACAGAGTTTCAGCGCGTGGCGTCGCTCCTGCAGGACACCGTGGACTTTGACATCGACGTCAACGCCTCCGTGTTCGAAACCAACATCAGAG tggtgGGTGGTCTCCTGTCAGCTCACCTGTTGGCAGGTAGGGCAGGGATGGAGCTGGAGCCCGGTTGGCCCTGTTCAGGACCGCTGCTGAGGATGGCCGAGGACGCCGCCAGGAAGCTGCTTCCTG CGTTCCAGACTGCCACCGGCATGCCGTACGGGACGGTGAACCTGCTGCACGGCGTCAGTCCCACTGAAACACCCGTCACTTGTACGGCCGGCGTGGGAACCTTCATCCTGGAGTTCGCCACGCTGAGCCGACTAACAGGAGACGAAACGTTTGAGAACGTAGCCCGCCGAGCCCTGAGAGCCCTGTGGAAGACCAGATCTGACATCGGACTG GTGGGGAACCACATCGACATCCTGTCTAAGAAGTGGGTGGCTCAGGATGCCGGAATCGGAGCGGGAGTCGACTCGTACTTTGAGTACCTGGTGAAAGGATCCATCATGCTGCAGGACGAGGAGCTGCTCCACATGTTTCACG AGTACGATCGAGCCATTCAGAACTACACCCGATTTGACGACTGGTACCTGTGGGTCCAGATGCATAAAGGGACCGTCTCCATGCCTGTGTTCCAGTCTCTGGAGGCCTTCTGGCCCGGcctgcag tcTCTCTTGGGGAACCTGGACAGCGCCGTGAGAACCTTCCAGAATTATTACTCAGTATGGAGACAGTTCGGAGGTCTGCCGGAGTTTTACAGCATCCCTCAGGGTTACACTGTGGACAAGAGGGAGGGATACCCGCTGAGACCAG AGTTAATAGAGAGCGCCATGTACCTGTTCAGGGCGACAGGTGACCACACCTACCTGCAGCTGGGCCTCGACGCTCTGGAGTCCATCGAGAGGATCGCCAAGACGCCCTGCGGATACGCCACC GTTAAAGACCTGCGAGACCACCAGCTGGACAACAGGATGGAGTCCTTCTTCCTCGCCGAAACCATCAAGTACCTGTACCTGCTGTTTGACCCCGCCCACTTCCTGCACGGCGGGGGGACGGAGGGGGACGGCTCCTGGGAGGAGGGAGGCGAGGGGGGGCAGTGCATTTTGGGGGCGGGGGGGTTCATCTTCAACACGGAGGCTCACCCTCTCGACCCGGCGGCGCTGTACTGCTGCAGCCGCCACGCCCGGGACCGACAGGAGCTCCGAGACATCCTGCTCAGCCTGTCGCAGCCCGCGGAGGAGAAGCCGAAGCCGCCCGCCAAACAGACGGACGGCCTCCccgccagccaatcagagagcattGCACTAAAACCAGGAGAGAGGAAGGCGGCCCCCCTGCTGTCCTGCCCCGTTCAGCCGTTCAGCGCTCGGCTCTCCATCCTGGGTCAAGTTTTCACAGATAACACCTGA